The Methanoregula boonei 6A8 genome has a window encoding:
- a CDS encoding ribose 1,5-bisphosphate isomerase, translating to MIVPDTAEKIKSMEIRGAGRIGRAAAEALRDHAVSLSARDPGSFRQEMERAAAILLATRPTAVSLPNAVHIVMAGLEGATSAEAAQAGVIRRAEEFIRSSQNAVEQIAKFGASHIRDGDTILTHCNSEVALGCIIEAHRQGKEIEVFATEVRPRNQGLITIRTLNDAGIKTNFIVDSAVRSFIHDIDLVVVGADAVTVNGAVVNKIGTAQVAHSAREARVNMIVAAETYKFAPRTILGELIRIEERAGSEVLPDEIARTLPHVTVRNPAFDVTPANYIDLIVTEKGAIPPQMAYVIIRDYLGWGIDTFHETFGPESPNGE from the coding sequence ATGATCGTACCTGATACTGCCGAGAAGATAAAGAGCATGGAGATCCGGGGGGCCGGAAGGATTGGCCGGGCTGCCGCAGAAGCCCTCAGGGACCATGCAGTTTCCCTTTCGGCCAGGGATCCGGGTTCGTTCCGGCAGGAGATGGAGCGTGCTGCCGCGATCCTCCTTGCCACCCGCCCGACCGCAGTTTCGCTCCCAAATGCCGTCCATATCGTGATGGCGGGTCTTGAAGGCGCTACCTCTGCAGAAGCGGCGCAGGCCGGCGTTATCCGGCGCGCCGAAGAGTTCATCCGCTCATCCCAGAACGCGGTGGAGCAGATCGCGAAATTCGGGGCAAGCCATATCCGTGATGGGGATACGATCCTTACACACTGCAATTCGGAGGTTGCTCTTGGCTGCATCATCGAGGCTCACCGTCAGGGAAAGGAGATCGAGGTCTTTGCCACCGAAGTCCGTCCAAGGAACCAGGGTCTCATTACGATCCGGACCCTGAATGATGCCGGGATAAAGACGAATTTTATCGTGGATTCTGCAGTCCGGTCCTTCATCCATGATATCGATCTCGTGGTAGTCGGTGCGGATGCGGTGACGGTGAACGGGGCGGTGGTCAACAAGATTGGGACCGCCCAGGTAGCTCATTCGGCACGGGAAGCACGGGTGAACATGATCGTGGCTGCTGAGACCTACAAGTTTGCGCCCCGCACGATTCTGGGCGAGCTCATCCGGATCGAAGAACGGGCGGGAAGCGAGGTTCTGCCCGATGAGATCGCCCGGACGCTACCCCACGTTACGGTGAGAAACCCGGCGTTCGATGTGACCCCGGCAAATTATATCGATCTGATTGTGACCGAGAAAGGGGCGATCCCCCCTCAGATGGCCTACGTGATCATCCGGGATTATCTGGGCTGGGGGATCGATACGTTCCACGAGACGTTCGGGCCGGAAAGTCCCAACGGCGAATGA
- the larC gene encoding nickel pincer cofactor biosynthesis protein LarC has translation MRILVFDPFHGAAGDMITAALLDCGADHKAVVAAMRAVVADPGVETVTRAGIRAIKVRTHATPVHRTLADVERKLDAAAPHIPADALAMARRVFARLNTAEESVHGEHVHFHEVGADDAIADVVGACTALFSLKPQGVAILPIALGSGTITGSHGTIPVPAPATAAILAGSGLAVFPGSDSGELCTPTGAALLAEFAASLPARLGAYTILATGYGAGTKDSPKVPNVLRAMVVESAGAPAAMPQDAVDLLETNVDDASGEVIGEALARFMAAGARDASAIPILMKKGRPGYLVTVIAPPDSSAGLARLMAQELGTLGVRCIPAVHRFIADRTTGTVEVTFAGHTKDIPVKYGWIEGRCYTAKPEFDAAKEWAGELGLPVREVLRAISDTLDTQEKAGRQDT, from the coding sequence ATGCGTATCCTTGTTTTTGACCCGTTCCACGGCGCGGCAGGGGACATGATCACCGCGGCCCTGCTCGATTGCGGGGCGGACCACAAGGCGGTTGTTGCTGCCATGCGGGCTGTGGTCGCCGATCCGGGCGTTGAGACGGTGACCCGGGCCGGGATCCGGGCCATAAAGGTCCGCACCCATGCCACCCCGGTCCACCGGACGCTCGCGGACGTGGAAAGAAAACTGGATGCAGCAGCCCCGCACATCCCGGCTGATGCACTTGCCATGGCCCGCCGGGTCTTTGCCCGGCTCAATACGGCAGAAGAATCTGTCCACGGCGAACACGTCCACTTTCACGAGGTTGGGGCGGACGATGCGATTGCGGATGTGGTCGGAGCCTGCACAGCGCTCTTCTCGCTCAAACCACAGGGCGTCGCAATCCTTCCCATAGCCCTTGGCTCCGGCACGATCACCGGCTCGCACGGCACGATCCCGGTCCCGGCCCCGGCAACAGCGGCGATTCTTGCAGGCTCGGGCCTCGCAGTATTTCCCGGGAGCGACTCAGGTGAGCTCTGCACTCCCACAGGGGCAGCACTCCTTGCCGAGTTTGCCGCGTCTCTGCCGGCCAGACTCGGGGCGTACACGATCCTCGCAACCGGTTACGGTGCCGGGACAAAAGACTCCCCCAAAGTCCCTAATGTCCTGCGGGCCATGGTGGTGGAGAGCGCCGGCGCTCCGGCTGCAATGCCGCAGGATGCCGTCGATCTCCTGGAGACAAACGTGGATGACGCAAGCGGCGAGGTGATCGGTGAAGCCCTCGCCCGGTTCATGGCCGCCGGGGCACGGGATGCCAGCGCAATTCCAATCCTGATGAAGAAAGGCAGACCGGGGTACCTGGTCACAGTGATCGCACCACCGGATTCATCCGCCGGACTAGCCCGGCTCATGGCGCAGGAACTCGGGACACTCGGGGTCAGGTGCATCCCGGCTGTGCACCGGTTCATCGCAGATCGGACTACCGGTACTGTGGAAGTGACTTTTGCCGGCCATACAAAGGACATCCCGGTGAAATATGGCTGGATCGAGGGCAGGTGCTACACGGCAAAACCGGAGTTCGATGCAGCAAAGGAGTGGGCAGGCGAGCTCGGACTCCCGGTCCGTGAAGTGCTCCGGGCCATCAGTGATACACTTGATACACAGGAAAAAGCCGGGAGGCAGGACACGTGA
- the dapF gene encoding diaminopimelate epimerase → MEIPFVKLHGNGNDFVLIDEYAQMIIPDDLKGQFAALYCERRFGIGADGILFLAKPTRKADIRMRILQPDESEAEMCGNGIRCLAKYAYDMGYIQETCTVQTEAGDLEVSVRYEGEECTVTIGMGEPKFKRKDIPATGKGEYHEQIGGFEVHAVNTGVPHAVILTDDLGSIDLAAVAPQIRNHPTFPHGANVNFVQKTGEDSIRVRTFERGVEDETLSCGTGATASAAVVHHLGYMNGPVQVETKGGPLTIHFDPEGKARMEGPAVAVFSGLILY, encoded by the coding sequence ATGGAAATACCCTTTGTCAAACTGCACGGGAACGGCAACGATTTCGTTCTTATCGACGAATATGCGCAGATGATTATTCCCGATGACCTGAAAGGGCAGTTTGCTGCCCTGTACTGCGAACGGCGCTTCGGGATTGGTGCGGACGGCATACTGTTCCTCGCAAAACCGACCAGAAAGGCCGATATAAGGATGCGGATCCTCCAGCCTGATGAGAGCGAGGCCGAAATGTGCGGGAACGGAATCCGCTGCCTTGCCAAGTACGCGTACGACATGGGCTACATTCAGGAAACCTGTACGGTCCAGACCGAGGCCGGGGATCTGGAAGTGAGCGTGCGGTACGAGGGTGAGGAATGTACCGTGACCATCGGGATGGGTGAGCCGAAATTCAAACGTAAGGACATTCCTGCCACCGGGAAAGGCGAGTACCACGAACAGATCGGGGGTTTTGAGGTTCATGCAGTCAACACCGGTGTCCCCCATGCGGTGATTCTCACCGACGATCTGGGCAGCATCGACCTTGCAGCCGTTGCCCCACAGATCCGGAACCATCCGACTTTCCCTCATGGTGCAAACGTGAACTTTGTTCAGAAGACCGGGGAGGATTCGATCCGGGTGCGCACCTTCGAACGCGGGGTGGAGGACGAGACGCTCTCCTGTGGGACCGGGGCAACCGCGTCTGCTGCGGTCGTGCACCATCTCGGATATATGAACGGGCCTGTCCAGGTCGAGACCAAAGGTGGTCCCCTGACGATCCATTTCGATCCCGAGGGTAAGGCAAGGATGGAAGGGCCTGCGGTCGCCGTCTTTTCCGGTCTGATCCTCTACTAA
- a CDS encoding CDC48 family AAA ATPase — MPEVQLKVDSAYPGDQGGGKARLDPETMLLLKISPGDLVVIEGKRRTVAKVWRALVEDWNQRKIRIDNFTRLNAGVSIGDTVKISTLSEEIEAKRVVLAPPEDLPKKIPIANNPHVINGLLDFPVVKNDSIPIMLGLPFVQPQIVAFKVVEIEPEEAVIITKNTSVEFSDKPAAGFEGVKRFSYEDIGGLKDELQRLRETIELPLRHPELFQKLGIEPPKGVLLYGPPGTGKTLIAKAVASESGAHFISIAGPEVISKYYGESEQRLREVFEEARENSPSIIFIDELDSIAPRREEVTGEVERRVVAQLLTMMDGLEERGQVVVIGATNRVDAIDAALRRPGRFDREIEIGVPGEPDRIEILKIHTRGMPLAEDVSLNVLAQQTHGFVGADLAALAREAAIRALRRYLPDLDLDKAEIEQETLDKLKVFAADFRSAQRDVGPSAMREVMLEVSHVKWETVGGLESAKTEVREAVEYPLTHRERFDDLGIEPPKGVLLFGPPGTGKTLIAKAVASESGANFIPVRGPQLLSKWVGESERAVREIFKKARQVSPSIIFFDEIDALAPARGSSNDSHVIDNVLNQILTEMDGLEELKDVVVMGATNRPDIVDPALLRAGRFDRLVYIGEPTMEDRKKIIGIHTQYMPLEGSGLEEIVVSTEGYSEDMLAELVEKLGKDRMVTSDAVKTTIVPATDKAAGVAKGARRRRLVDLFREKHLAFADPAREKVLADLSDMTAGFVGADLESLCREAGMLALREGADFVAEKHFLEAQKKVHPTMNDNLRDYYGKIQQHFKGGLPQKVQPPEYQ, encoded by the coding sequence ATGCCAGAAGTGCAACTGAAGGTCGATTCCGCGTACCCCGGGGATCAGGGCGGGGGAAAAGCGCGGCTCGATCCCGAGACCATGCTTCTCCTTAAAATTTCGCCCGGTGACCTTGTGGTGATCGAAGGGAAGCGCCGGACCGTGGCCAAGGTCTGGCGGGCGCTTGTCGAGGACTGGAACCAGAGAAAGATCCGGATCGACAATTTCACCCGGCTCAATGCCGGGGTGAGCATCGGGGACACTGTGAAGATCTCCACGCTTTCAGAAGAGATCGAGGCAAAGCGCGTGGTTCTAGCTCCTCCCGAGGATCTGCCAAAGAAGATCCCAATCGCCAATAACCCTCACGTGATTAACGGCCTTTTGGATTTCCCTGTCGTGAAAAACGACTCGATCCCGATCATGCTTGGCCTGCCCTTTGTCCAGCCGCAGATCGTGGCTTTCAAGGTGGTGGAGATCGAGCCCGAGGAGGCGGTCATCATCACGAAGAATACTTCGGTCGAGTTCTCGGACAAGCCGGCCGCGGGGTTCGAAGGCGTGAAACGGTTCTCGTACGAGGATATCGGGGGCTTAAAAGATGAGCTCCAGCGGCTCCGCGAGACAATCGAGCTCCCGCTCCGCCATCCCGAGCTCTTCCAGAAACTGGGAATCGAGCCGCCCAAGGGTGTTTTGCTGTACGGCCCACCGGGAACGGGAAAGACGCTGATCGCAAAAGCGGTGGCAAGCGAGAGCGGTGCGCATTTCATCTCGATTGCCGGCCCCGAAGTCATTTCGAAATACTATGGTGAAAGCGAACAGCGGCTCCGCGAAGTTTTTGAGGAGGCCCGCGAGAATTCGCCCTCGATCATCTTCATCGACGAGCTTGACTCGATTGCACCCCGGCGCGAGGAAGTGACCGGGGAAGTGGAGCGTCGTGTCGTGGCCCAGCTCTTAACCATGATGGACGGGCTTGAAGAGCGTGGACAGGTCGTGGTGATCGGTGCCACCAACCGCGTTGATGCGATCGATGCCGCCCTGCGCCGGCCCGGGCGCTTTGACCGGGAGATCGAGATCGGTGTGCCGGGCGAGCCCGACAGGATTGAGATCTTAAAGATCCATACCCGGGGCATGCCGCTTGCCGAGGATGTGAGCCTGAATGTGCTCGCCCAGCAGACCCACGGATTTGTGGGAGCAGATCTTGCCGCACTTGCCCGTGAGGCTGCGATCCGGGCCCTGCGCCGGTACCTGCCCGATCTCGATCTGGACAAGGCCGAGATCGAGCAGGAAACCTTGGACAAGCTCAAGGTCTTTGCCGCGGACTTCCGGAGCGCACAGCGTGATGTGGGTCCGAGCGCGATGCGTGAAGTGATGCTCGAGGTCTCGCACGTGAAGTGGGAGACGGTTGGCGGCCTTGAGTCGGCCAAGACCGAGGTCCGCGAGGCAGTCGAGTACCCGCTGACGCACCGTGAGCGTTTCGATGACCTCGGGATCGAGCCGCCAAAAGGTGTGCTCCTCTTTGGCCCGCCAGGGACAGGTAAGACACTCATTGCAAAAGCCGTTGCAAGCGAAAGCGGTGCCAACTTTATCCCGGTCCGGGGCCCGCAGCTCCTCTCCAAGTGGGTGGGTGAGAGCGAGCGGGCGGTCCGGGAGATTTTCAAGAAGGCCCGGCAGGTCTCACCTTCGATCATCTTCTTTGACGAAATCGATGCGCTTGCCCCTGCCCGGGGGAGCTCGAACGATTCACACGTGATCGACAACGTGCTCAACCAGATCCTCACCGAGATGGATGGACTTGAAGAGCTCAAAGATGTCGTTGTGATGGGCGCAACAAACCGGCCCGATATCGTGGACCCGGCGCTTTTGCGTGCCGGCCGGTTCGACCGGCTCGTGTACATCGGCGAACCGACCATGGAGGACAGGAAAAAGATCATTGGTATCCACACGCAGTACATGCCGCTCGAAGGCTCGGGGCTTGAGGAGATTGTGGTTTCAACTGAGGGCTATTCCGAGGACATGCTCGCGGAGCTCGTGGAGAAACTCGGTAAGGACAGGATGGTCACGTCCGATGCCGTGAAAACGACAATCGTCCCGGCCACGGATAAGGCAGCCGGTGTTGCAAAAGGCGCCCGGCGCCGGCGCCTCGTTGACCTGTTCCGGGAGAAGCACCTCGCGTTTGCGGACCCGGCCCGGGAGAAAGTCCTTGCCGATCTCTCGGACATGACTGCCGGCTTTGTCGGTGCCGATCTCGAATCGCTCTGCCGTGAGGCGGGCATGCTCGCCCTCCGCGAGGGTGCGGACTTTGTCGCGGAGAAACACTTCCTTGAAGCGCAGAAGAAGGTTCACCCGACAATGAACGATAACCTCCGGGATTACTATGGCAAAATCCAGCAGCACTTCAAGGGCGGCCTGCCCCAGAAAGTGCAGCCGCCGGAGTATCAGTAA
- a CDS encoding PAS domain-containing protein → MVLRQQTAELIREVLKKNPQGLNITEIVRQIRVNRNTAGRYLEKLLVSGQVELRHLGMAKIYALANRVPVSAVLSISSECILQLDSSTRIVFINDTFSRFLSVPANELAGKNIEYTPLVTAFDDLFPAFMDRVHAGLEGTEWRGELGPVRGGIYFSYRIAPTALDHGQKGVSVILEDITAAKMAGACLRESEERYRLLAESSSDLIFVIDADDRVEYVNSYAAAFLGTTPAEVTGKARALLFPPQIAHRQGKMLQEVFSTGKSLHSEGPLPVDGEMRWFDYVLVPLKSPDGSVRSVMGISRDISGRKQAEETLKNSEERYRRLLQQSFDAIVIHKKGIITLVNEAAVALAGVSSPDELVGKPILDFVHPGSRELVQARVATFTDQSRPLTVALAEEKFVRPDGKIIDAEVLATSFPDDGGVAVQVVFRDITRKKELAEALRQSEEKYRTLVEHSQNGVFIIQGRKILYVNSAFARILGGRTEDFTGGDFGACIAPEDRDRVLDIGHRRQRGEPVPETYECILLKRDGTTRVIVSLDAGLIQYQGAPASMGTIRDITEQKHAEAELRESSGMLRAIFDSTFQFTGLVTPKGILTDVNRTALDFTGITRDEAVNRPFWEGRWWQGDTVRVQQLREAISKAASGTFVRYETMVQGVGVAVVDVDFSLKPVFDPQGNIRLLIAEGRDITARRRAEDALRESEERFRRVFEDGPLGMAIVDRNRRFVSVNRMCCEMFGYSEDELRKKTIEDVTHPDNRDEDAAQMQKLYAGKITRYRTEKRYIRKDGSVCWGSLTVSPLRDKNGKIVSTIGLVEEIAGRTETKEVS, encoded by the coding sequence ATGGTATTGAGACAGCAGACTGCCGAACTGATCCGGGAGGTCCTCAAAAAAAATCCGCAGGGCCTGAACATCACAGAGATTGTCCGGCAGATCCGCGTAAACCGGAATACAGCAGGAAGGTACCTTGAGAAGCTGCTGGTTTCAGGGCAGGTAGAATTGCGCCATTTGGGCATGGCCAAGATCTATGCGCTCGCCAACCGCGTCCCGGTCTCCGCGGTCCTCTCCATCTCCTCAGAATGTATCCTGCAGCTGGACAGCAGCACCCGGATTGTTTTTATCAATGACACATTCTCCCGCTTCCTCTCTGTGCCGGCAAACGAGCTGGCCGGGAAGAACATCGAGTATACGCCACTGGTCACAGCATTCGACGACCTGTTTCCCGCATTCATGGACCGGGTGCATGCGGGACTGGAAGGCACTGAGTGGCGGGGGGAACTGGGACCTGTCCGTGGCGGAATCTATTTCTCTTACCGGATTGCCCCCACTGCCCTCGACCACGGGCAGAAAGGCGTCTCGGTCATCCTTGAGGATATCACCGCGGCAAAGATGGCAGGAGCCTGCCTGCGCGAGAGCGAGGAGAGGTACCGCCTGCTTGCCGAATCCTCAAGCGATCTGATCTTTGTGATTGACGCGGATGACCGGGTCGAATACGTCAACAGCTATGCAGCCGCATTTCTGGGAACAACACCTGCCGAGGTAACCGGGAAGGCCCGGGCGCTTCTCTTTCCTCCGCAGATTGCACACCGGCAGGGAAAGATGCTTCAGGAGGTCTTCTCCACCGGGAAATCCCTGCACAGCGAGGGGCCGCTCCCGGTGGATGGAGAGATGCGATGGTTCGACTATGTGCTCGTGCCGCTCAAAAGTCCCGACGGATCGGTGCGCTCGGTCATGGGCATCTCCCGTGATATCAGCGGACGCAAACAGGCCGAAGAGACGTTAAAGAACAGCGAAGAGCGCTACCGGCGGCTCCTGCAGCAATCCTTCGATGCGATCGTAATCCACAAGAAAGGGATTATTACACTCGTAAACGAGGCCGCTGTTGCCCTTGCCGGAGTATCCTCGCCCGATGAACTGGTGGGAAAACCTATCCTTGATTTTGTCCATCCCGGTTCCCGGGAACTTGTCCAAGCCAGGGTGGCTACGTTTACAGATCAAAGCAGGCCACTGACCGTTGCCCTGGCAGAAGAGAAATTTGTCCGGCCCGATGGCAAGATCATCGATGCCGAAGTCCTTGCCACAAGCTTTCCTGATGACGGTGGTGTCGCAGTCCAGGTGGTGTTCCGGGACATTACCAGGAAAAAGGAGCTCGCGGAGGCGCTGCGCCAATCGGAGGAAAAATATCGCACTCTTGTAGAACACAGCCAGAACGGGGTTTTTATCATCCAAGGCCGGAAGATCCTGTACGTCAATTCAGCGTTCGCCCGGATACTGGGAGGACGTACGGAGGATTTTACCGGGGGGGACTTTGGTGCCTGCATCGCTCCCGAGGACCGGGATCGGGTGCTCGACATTGGGCACCGCCGGCAGCGGGGTGAACCGGTGCCGGAGACCTACGAATGCATCCTGCTCAAACGGGACGGGACCACCCGGGTCATTGTCTCTCTGGATGCCGGGCTCATCCAGTACCAGGGAGCGCCGGCCAGCATGGGGACCATACGGGATATCACGGAACAGAAACATGCCGAGGCAGAGCTCAGGGAAAGCAGCGGGATGCTCCGGGCCATTTTCGATTCCACGTTCCAGTTCACGGGCCTGGTAACGCCTAAGGGTATCCTCACCGATGTCAACCGTACTGCCCTGGACTTTACCGGGATAACCCGCGATGAGGCAGTCAACCGCCCCTTCTGGGAGGGGCGGTGGTGGCAGGGAGATACGGTACGGGTACAGCAGCTCCGCGAAGCGATATCCAAAGCGGCTTCGGGGACTTTTGTCCGGTACGAGACCATGGTGCAAGGTGTCGGGGTTGCTGTAGTGGATGTGGACTTCTCCCTCAAGCCTGTCTTTGATCCCCAGGGGAATATCCGGTTACTCATAGCTGAGGGCAGGGACATTACTGCCAGAAGAAGGGCCGAGGATGCACTGCGGGAGAGCGAAGAGCGATTCCGGCGGGTATTTGAGGATGGGCCGCTTGGGATGGCAATCGTGGACAGGAACCGCCGGTTTGTCTCAGTGAACCGGATGTGCTGCGAAATGTTCGGCTATTCTGAAGATGAGCTGCGGAAAAAGACCATTGAAGACGTGACCCACCCAGACAACCGGGATGAGGACGCAGCCCAGATGCAGAAACTCTATGCGGGAAAAATCACCCGGTACCGCACAGAGAAGCGATACATCAGGAAAGACGGTTCCGTGTGCTGGGGCTCGCTGACGGTGAGCCCGCTTAGGGACAAGAACGGAAAGATTGTTTCCACAATAGGTCTCGTTGAAGAGATCGCGGGCCGGACGGAAACAAAAGAAGTATCATGA
- a CDS encoding HAD family hydrolase, with the protein MSVAVVFDSAGTLLATYRVAKDVAEQELLPGIETTTLTFASPERVLIVLPVHSKHIITTPPKMLLSAYLSENQVGFGISCTRKILTADDIGDLLYADRKATVADLQECIRNVWDACREEFMLTLNSGAILNMAQRSIEFTITAGGWPFEGAKETVTSLHRRGVPTFIASGDRSTKLEIMADHLGIPRDRVYGVATPSVKAQIVTDLKKEYDHVVMVGDGINDLSALLQADTAVLTVQQPGSRPQELYSAADHVITHVREVLPIVEGLL; encoded by the coding sequence ATGTCGGTTGCCGTGGTATTCGACAGTGCCGGGACGCTTCTTGCCACGTACCGCGTGGCAAAAGACGTGGCAGAGCAGGAGCTGCTGCCCGGGATAGAGACCACTACACTGACGTTTGCCTCCCCGGAACGTGTCCTGATCGTGCTGCCGGTCCATTCCAAGCACATCATTACCACCCCGCCAAAGATGCTCCTCTCCGCTTACCTTTCTGAAAACCAGGTCGGCTTCGGTATCAGCTGCACGCGCAAGATCCTCACCGCGGACGATATCGGGGATCTGCTCTATGCCGACAGAAAGGCCACGGTTGCCGATCTCCAGGAATGCATCAGGAATGTCTGGGACGCCTGCCGTGAGGAGTTCATGCTCACCCTTAATAGCGGTGCGATCCTCAACATGGCACAGCGGTCAATTGAGTTTACCATTACCGCGGGGGGCTGGCCCTTTGAGGGGGCAAAGGAGACGGTCACCTCACTGCACCGCCGCGGTGTTCCCACGTTTATTGCCTCGGGCGACCGGTCGACAAAACTTGAGATCATGGCCGATCACCTCGGGATCCCCCGGGATCGTGTGTACGGGGTGGCAACCCCTTCGGTCAAGGCACAGATCGTAACGGATCTGAAAAAAGAGTACGACCACGTGGTGATGGTGGGCGACGGGATTAATGATCTTTCGGCTCTCCTCCAGGCAGACACCGCGGTCCTCACCGTGCAGCAGCCCGGCAGCCGGCCGCAGGAGCTATACAGTGCTGCTGATCATGTGATCACACATGTGCGGGAAGTATTGCCGATCGTTGAGGGTTTGCTCTGA
- the radB gene encoding DNA repair and recombination protein RadB: MTKPDRQTTGNAALDRLLGGGLEPRTITQLYGGPASGKSTLCMIASVSCLRAGGSVIFIDSEGFSIERFRQIAGNDTAAIADRLFLFEPVDFDQQGGMITESDKIFRQHKPGLVVLDSATALYRTDLEKGRDAMQQLTRQMLQILGYTKRYDLPALVTNQVYMDTTRNTFAGLGGTSLEHISKAIVRLDRLETPGWRRATLVKHRSRPEGASFDFEIVQDGIRAKE, from the coding sequence GTGACGAAACCGGACCGGCAGACCACGGGGAATGCGGCCTTGGACCGGCTGCTGGGCGGCGGCCTTGAACCGCGTACCATTACCCAGCTTTACGGTGGGCCGGCAAGCGGCAAGAGCACGCTGTGCATGATCGCGTCCGTCTCCTGCCTGCGGGCAGGCGGATCGGTAATCTTCATCGATTCCGAGGGCTTCTCCATTGAGCGCTTCCGGCAGATCGCGGGAAACGACACCGCGGCGATTGCGGACCGGCTCTTCCTTTTTGAGCCCGTAGACTTTGACCAGCAGGGCGGGATGATCACCGAATCCGACAAGATCTTCCGGCAGCATAAACCGGGCCTCGTGGTGCTCGACTCGGCCACCGCACTGTACCGGACCGATCTGGAAAAAGGCCGGGACGCCATGCAGCAGCTCACGCGGCAGATGCTCCAGATCCTCGGGTACACAAAACGTTACGATCTCCCGGCGCTTGTCACCAACCAGGTGTATATGGATACCACCAGAAACACGTTTGCGGGTTTGGGTGGCACCTCGCTTGAACACATCAGTAAGGCAATTGTCCGCCTGGACCGGCTCGAAACGCCCGGATGGCGGCGCGCAACGCTTGTCAAGCACCGTTCCCGGCCCGAAGGCGCATCGTTTGATTTCGAGATTGTGCAGGACGGAATCCGGGCAAAGGAATAG